A genome region from Roseofilum reptotaenium CS-1145 includes the following:
- a CDS encoding DUF4112 domain-containing protein, which produces MKHKSREPEREQGSKRYRIQRLRRLSQLLDNALPIPGLNYRVGIDPIIGLIPGGGDMVSGILSAYIVLEATRFGLPKETLGRMVINVLIDTLTGIVPILGDIFDLTWKANAMNVELLEEHLQAPKSSEAADRGFIIVMILSLALIVVGVTSFGLFLLWGLTALMNSLF; this is translated from the coding sequence ATGAAACACAAAAGTCGGGAACCAGAAAGAGAACAGGGAAGCAAACGGTATCGTATTCAACGTCTGCGTCGTTTAAGTCAACTGCTCGATAATGCTCTACCTATTCCCGGCTTAAATTACCGCGTGGGAATCGATCCAATTATTGGCTTAATTCCTGGAGGTGGAGATATGGTGAGTGGGATCTTATCTGCTTATATTGTCCTGGAAGCCACGCGGTTTGGATTACCGAAAGAAACCCTAGGACGCATGGTAATTAATGTCCTTATTGATACCCTAACCGGAATTGTTCCCATTTTAGGTGATATTTTCGATCTCACCTGGAAAGCGAATGCCATGAATGTGGAATTGCTGGAAGAACATTTACAAGCCCCTAAATCCAGCGAAGCAGCCGATCGCGGCTTTATCATTGTCATGATTCTGAGTTTAGCCCTGATTGTCGTTGGCGTTACCAGTTTTGGCCTGTTCCTGCTTTGGGGATTAACTGCTTTAATGAATTCTTTGTTTTAA